The genomic window TGACTAAGATTATTCCTGTTGCAAGTGGAAAGGGTGGTGTTGGAAAAACGTCTTTTGTTGCTAATATTGGTTATAAACTTGCATGTTTAGGCAAAACTGTAATACTTGTTGATCTTGACCTTGGTGGTTCTAACCTGCATACATGTTTAGGGGTTAAGAATACTGGCGTTGGAATAGGTTCCTTTATTAATAAACGTGAGAAAGATTTTTCAAGTTTAATTCTTAAAACGCCTTATAAAAAGCTTTATCTGATTCCAGGAGATGCCCTTTATACGGGAACAGCTAATATTCCTTTTTCTATTAAAAAGAGGATAATAGACTCGATTCAGAGAGATCTTGTTGCTGATTTTGTTTTCATAGATTTAGGTTCAGGTACGTCTTATAATACAGTAGATTTTTATTTGTCAGCTTACAGTGGTATAATCGTTACTGTTCCAGAAACCCCTTCAATACTTAATGCTTATTCTTTTTTGAAAAATGCACTGTATCGGCTTTTGTATTTGAGTTTTCCTTCAAAGAGTGCTGAACGTGAATATATTAGTAATTTTTTTAAAAATAAAATAGAAGGTACGAATGTTAAATTTAAAGATTTAGTTACGGGGATTGAAGTTATATCTTTAAGTGCATCACTTAAGGTAAAAAAGATGATGAATAGTTTTTATCCCAGAGTTGTATTAAATAGGATAGAATCTAGTGAAGAAATAGCTATGTGTGAAAATTTAATAAATGTTGTTAAAAATAATATTAACATACCGGTTGAATTTGTTGGTTTTATTCCGTTTGCAAAGAGTTTTAGAGAGTCTGTTAATAATAGAGTTCCATTTATTGATTTTGATAGAAATTCAAAGCTTAATAAATATTTTGAGTTTATTGCAGGTAATTTAATTAAGTCTCCCGTTGAAGGTTCGCCTTATATTTATGATGATATATACGATATGATTAAAGAACAAAGTCAATTTATTAGGAAATAATTGAATTATAATAATACTTATTATGGAGGAGGAACTTAATGCATAGAATTAGGAATGAGAATTTAGATTTTAAAATAGAAAATTTAGGAGAATGTAAACAAGATAATCCTTTGATTAGTTTTTATGCTAAGGAGAGTCATGTTCACTTTACTGATGAGACTAGTAAGATTAGATTGAATGTTTATAAAAATGAAGAGGGTTGGGAGCAATATGAGAATGTTTTTTTAGAGAAAGCTGGTCCTAGATATAAGATTTATTTTGATCCAAGTCATGTTAAGGCGGCAATTACTACTTGTGGAGGTCTTTGTCCAGGTTTTAATGATGTTATTCGTTCAATTGTTAGAACTTTATGGAAAGTATATGGAGTTTATAATATTTATGGAGTTAAATTCGGATATCAGGGACTTTTGCCAGAGTCTAATTTGAGTTTTATGAAGCTAAATCCTGATGTAGTAGATGATATTAATCAGCTTGGTGGGACAATACTTGGTTCATCAAGAGGGGGGATTAAACCTGTTGAAATAGTTGATACTTTGGAGAGGATGGAAATTAATATGCTCTTTAATATCGGTGGAGATGGAACACAAAAGGGTTCTGTTTTAATTGCTGAGGAAATAGAGAGAAGAAATTTGAAAATAGCTGTTGTAGGTATTCCAAAGACAATAGATAATGATTTGATGTTTGTTCAAAAATCTTTTGGATTTGAAACGGCTGTGGAGCAAGCAGTTGCTGCGGTTGCTGGTGCTCACTTTGAGGCAAATAGTGCTTATAATGGAATTGGTCTTGTTAAGGTTATGGGTAGAGATTCTGGGTTTATTGCTGCTTATACTGCTTTATCATCTAATGATGTTAATTTTTGTTTAATCCCAGAACTAGATTTTGATATTGAGGGGCCTAATGGGCTTCTTGCACATCTTGAAAGACGCCTTTTGGCAAAAGAGAATTTGGATGAGATGCCCCATGCAGTAATATTAATAGCAGAGGGAGCTGGACAAAAATATTTTGATCCTGGTAGTCGCA from Borrelia hermsii DAH includes these protein-coding regions:
- a CDS encoding P-loop NTPase is translated as MTKIIPVASGKGGVGKTSFVANIGYKLACLGKTVILVDLDLGGSNLHTCLGVKNTGVGIGSFINKREKDFSSLILKTPYKKLYLIPGDALYTGTANIPFSIKKRIIDSIQRDLVADFVFIDLGSGTSYNTVDFYLSAYSGIIVTVPETPSILNAYSFLKNALYRLLYLSFPSKSAEREYISNFFKNKIEGTNVKFKDLVTGIEVISLSASLKVKKMMNSFYPRVVLNRIESSEEIAMCENLINVVKNNINIPVEFVGFIPFAKSFRESVNNRVPFIDFDRNSKLNKYFEFIAGNLIKSPVEGSPYIYDDIYDMIKEQSQFIRK
- a CDS encoding ATP-dependent 6-phosphofructokinase gives rise to the protein MHRIRNENLDFKIENLGECKQDNPLISFYAKESHVHFTDETSKIRLNVYKNEEGWEQYENVFLEKAGPRYKIYFDPSHVKAAITTCGGLCPGFNDVIRSIVRTLWKVYGVYNIYGVKFGYQGLLPESNLSFMKLNPDVVDDINQLGGTILGSSRGGIKPVEIVDTLERMEINMLFNIGGDGTQKGSVLIAEEIERRNLKIAVVGIPKTIDNDLMFVQKSFGFETAVEQAVAAVAGAHFEANSAYNGIGLVKVMGRDSGFIAAYTALSSNDVNFCLIPELDFDIEGPNGLLAHLERRLLAKENLDEMPHAVILIAEGAGQKYFDPGSRKRDDSGNLLYEDIGLYIKDKVNTYFKSKNIPVNLKYIDPSYIIRSSPANASDSLYCARLGSNAVHAAMAGKTKLLISLWSTKFVHIPIKMAVIARNKVNINGSFWRDVLSSTGQPFSMKN